A single window of Meiothermus sp. DNA harbors:
- a CDS encoding nitrilase-related carbon-nitrogen hydrolase, which produces MRIALLHLATREALEETLNKALELLHEAHRQGAALAVLPELFPSVYRYELAQKTPQVLEALQGFARQTGVQVLAGVLEPAGERYANRARLLGPEGMLATYTKTHLIPAFNEPAHMTPGQDLVHLELEGFRAGIAICYDLRFPELFRSYAVEGVNLFLVPSAWPMSRSYAWELFCKARAAENQAYLIAVNHAEDPFGAASLAVDPLGMEMLRLEAEGVGVVELDPGYPARLRQEFPVFSQRRPELYQGLLKSPTSK; this is translated from the coding sequence TGAGAATCGCCCTGCTGCACCTGGCCACCCGTGAGGCTTTGGAGGAAACCCTCAACAAGGCCCTAGAGCTTCTCCACGAGGCCCATCGGCAAGGGGCCGCGCTGGCGGTGCTGCCCGAGCTTTTTCCCAGCGTCTACCGCTACGAGCTGGCCCAAAAGACCCCACAGGTACTCGAGGCATTGCAGGGGTTTGCCCGTCAGACCGGGGTACAGGTGCTGGCGGGGGTGTTGGAACCGGCAGGTGAACGCTACGCCAACCGGGCCAGGCTCCTTGGGCCCGAGGGAATGTTGGCTACGTACACCAAGACCCACTTAATTCCCGCTTTCAACGAACCCGCTCACATGACCCCTGGGCAAGACCTGGTGCACCTCGAGCTAGAGGGCTTTCGGGCCGGTATCGCCATCTGCTACGACCTGCGCTTTCCCGAGCTCTTTCGCAGCTATGCGGTGGAGGGGGTCAACCTCTTCCTGGTGCCCTCGGCCTGGCCCATGAGCCGCAGCTACGCCTGGGAGCTTTTCTGCAAGGCTCGAGCCGCCGAGAACCAGGCCTACCTTATTGCAGTTAATCACGCCGAAGACCCCTTTGGCGCAGCCAGCCTGGCGGTAGACCCCCTCGGCATGGAGATGCTACGGCTCGAGGCCGAGGGAGTAGGGGTGGTAGAACTCGACCCCGGCTACCCGGCCCGGCTACGGCAGGAGTTTCCGGTTTTTTCTCAGCGCCGCCCAGAACTTTATCAGGGCCTCTTGAAAAGCCCGACCAGCAAGTAG